In a genomic window of Methylomagnum ishizawai:
- a CDS encoding TonB-dependent receptor, with amino-acid sequence MGIKASTAAVVLDPITVTGDTGDSADSRTAAEQSLRKNFAVKQSFAVTKSNAPVMEIPVSVQVVPRAILDDRKANSLSDAVQIVSGVGFMLVDGALAYRFKLADSTLTAQLNMQNLLGKTYYAGGDLVDSADPRFDIIPGAPRSFLGSVRVEF; translated from the coding sequence ATGGGGATTAAAGCGTCCACCGCCGCAGTCGTACTGGACCCGATCACCGTGACCGGCGACACCGGAGATTCCGCGGACAGCAGGACTGCGGCCGAACAGTCGCTGCGGAAAAACTTCGCCGTCAAGCAGAGTTTCGCCGTCACCAAATCCAATGCGCCGGTCATGGAAATTCCGGTATCGGTCCAGGTCGTGCCCAGGGCGATATTGGACGACCGCAAGGCCAACTCCCTGAGCGATGCGGTACAGATCGTCAGCGGCGTGGGGTTCATGCTGGTGGACGGGGCGCTCGCCTATCGGTTCAAGCTGGCGGATTCGACTCTGACCGCGCAGCTCAACATGCAGAACCTCCTGGGCAAGACCTATTACGCGGGCGGCGACCTGGTCGATTCGGCAGACCCGCGCTTCGACATCATCCCCGGCGCGCCACGCAGCTTTCTGGGTTCGGTGCGGGTGGAGTTTTAA
- a CDS encoding PepSY-associated TM helix domain-containing protein: MASTMLDKAPKRFDGIGPLDARARRLARLKARRKLWLKVHLWLGLGLGLFLALIGLTGAVLVFAHELDVWLNPGLYEAVMPPGAVPQPLAAILTAAERAAPPGWESGGVEMPDAAGMNYVVGFSYPQPTPPPEEAVSLNIAVNPYTAEVVGRRVFYHAWNPFRHCFIGFFFKLHYSLLLWDAGVVLVGAMAVLFVVSALTGLILWWPLDGKWRRVLTLKRRAGPVRFNHDLHQTAGFYSLIVLLALLVSGLYFNLPGQFAWLVERFSPLTPEPTVSAPAPYAPQVDLDTALAQARVGYPGGVPQFYMFSAHTKGLFRACYRDVPDLGPYVLDSRCLVIDRHRGQLLQVQDPAHGSGGDVFMQWQWPVHSGQVFGWTGRILVCLTGLACPLLFATGLVRWQQKRRAAHGKTQRTRPSFHTSL, encoded by the coding sequence ATGGCAAGCACGATGCTGGACAAGGCCCCGAAGCGGTTCGACGGGATCGGCCCGTTGGACGCCAGGGCGCGGAGGCTGGCCCGCCTCAAGGCCCGCCGCAAGCTGTGGTTGAAAGTCCATCTCTGGCTGGGGCTGGGGTTGGGCCTGTTCCTGGCGTTGATCGGCTTGACCGGCGCGGTGTTGGTGTTCGCCCACGAGTTGGACGTGTGGCTGAATCCCGGCCTGTACGAAGCCGTGATGCCACCTGGGGCGGTACCGCAACCGCTGGCGGCGATCTTGACCGCCGCCGAGCGGGCCGCCCCACCGGGCTGGGAATCGGGCGGGGTGGAAATGCCGGACGCAGCCGGGATGAACTACGTGGTTGGCTTTTCCTATCCGCAACCTACGCCGCCGCCCGAAGAAGCCGTTTCGCTGAATATCGCCGTCAATCCCTATACGGCGGAAGTGGTGGGGCGGCGGGTTTTCTACCACGCCTGGAATCCGTTCCGGCATTGCTTCATCGGGTTCTTTTTCAAACTCCATTATTCCCTGCTGCTGTGGGATGCCGGAGTGGTCCTGGTCGGTGCCATGGCCGTGCTGTTCGTGGTTTCCGCCCTGACCGGACTCATTCTCTGGTGGCCGCTGGATGGCAAATGGCGACGGGTACTCACCCTTAAGCGCCGTGCCGGTCCCGTGCGTTTCAACCACGACCTCCATCAGACCGCGGGGTTTTACAGCCTGATCGTCCTCCTGGCGCTGCTGGTATCGGGCTTGTATTTCAACCTGCCCGGCCAGTTCGCCTGGTTGGTGGAACGCTTTTCGCCGCTGACGCCGGAACCCACGGTATCGGCACCCGCGCCGTATGCGCCCCAGGTCGATCTGGACACGGCCTTGGCCCAGGCCAGGGTCGGCTATCCCGGCGGCGTGCCGCAGTTCTATATGTTCTCCGCCCATACCAAGGGCTTGTTCAGAGCCTGTTATCGGGACGTTCCCGATCTCGGTCCCTATGTGCTGGATAGCCGTTGCTTGGTCATCGACCGCCACCGCGGACAACTCTTGCAAGTGCAAGACCCTGCCCATGGCAGCGGCGGCGACGTTTTTATGCAATGGCAATGGCCGGTGCATTCGGGGCAGGTGTTCGGCTGGACCGGTCGCATCCTGGTCTGCCTGACCGGCCTCGCCTGCCCGCTGCTGTTCGCGACCGGCCTGGTCCGCTGGCAACAAAAACGGCGGGCCGCGCATGGCAAAACACAACGGACCCGCCCCTCCTTTCATACGAGCTTATGA
- a CDS encoding TonB-dependent siderophore receptor: MQDKIIRKNAFPGLACNGYLVGILASAAAVADTTAQGSGTAVVLDPVTVTGESEDARRNQIVEQETRRYYVPDATSATKTDTPIMDTPAAIQVVPQAVLRDQQAWRVEDAVKNVSGVQQVWQAGGQQQDFVIRGFGTQYARFRNGVRLSTLTFDMANVEQVEVLKGPASMLYGRIQPGGLVNTVTRKPLDIPFYSIQQQFGSYDFYRTTLDATGPITQDGSLAYRFDFGYTDRNSFRDFVSQDQKFVAPTLRWRASPDTEFNLSVEYLDRTLPYDTGLPAVGKRVANVPISNNYGQPGSKFNSDPVNSGLVDFNWSHSFNADWKLQNGVVANWQDTQYREILVAVFQPKLETTSNPQQVRRGVQFEDQNQDTYTTYFNLNGKFETWGLKHTLLVGGDYFSQKTNQSGFFGLSALLDPVNPVDYFTYVNLNNPQYPNLSYQFFDNLRKNSPNDFNTQMTSWYGLYFQDQIALLDNKVQIMGGGRYDWARQYQGTSSESFDDIVHNHQSEGHFSPRVGLLYRPWSWLSLYGNYVEGFGVNNGRSADNQPLAPETAEQFEAGLKTETLDGRLMASMAYFHIDKTNVLALVGENVFSTIGAARSQGIEFDSTGRLTDELSLTASYAYTDARITHDGEGTNQGNRLPNVPEHSGSVWLKYAFSDPVLHGLSLGVGSYISGPRQGDNENSYTLPGYVRADTYAAYTLPVGPTRLTAQLNVNNVFDKRYFYAGQPYNASRAWNAPADPLTVLGSLRLEY, from the coding sequence ATGCAAGATAAAATAATTCGAAAAAACGCTTTTCCAGGCTTGGCCTGCAATGGTTATCTAGTGGGGATTTTGGCGTCCGCCGCCGCAGTCGCCGACACCACGGCGCAGGGGAGCGGCACCGCGGTCGTGCTGGACCCGGTCACCGTGACCGGGGAGTCCGAAGACGCCCGCCGCAACCAAATCGTGGAACAGGAAACCCGGCGCTATTACGTACCCGACGCGACCAGCGCCACCAAGACCGACACGCCGATCATGGATACTCCGGCGGCGATCCAGGTGGTGCCGCAAGCGGTGCTACGCGACCAGCAAGCCTGGCGGGTCGAGGACGCGGTCAAGAATGTCAGCGGCGTCCAACAGGTTTGGCAGGCGGGCGGGCAGCAACAGGATTTCGTCATCCGCGGTTTCGGCACCCAATACGCACGCTTCCGCAATGGCGTCAGGCTGTCGACCCTCACCTTCGACATGGCCAATGTCGAGCAGGTGGAAGTGTTGAAAGGCCCGGCTTCCATGCTCTACGGGCGGATACAGCCGGGCGGGCTGGTGAACACCGTCACCCGGAAGCCGCTGGATATCCCGTTCTATTCCATCCAGCAGCAGTTCGGTTCCTATGATTTCTACCGCACCACGCTGGACGCCACCGGCCCCATCACCCAGGATGGCTCGCTAGCCTACCGCTTCGATTTCGGCTACACCGACCGCAACTCGTTCCGCGATTTCGTCAGCCAGGACCAAAAGTTCGTCGCCCCGACCCTGCGCTGGCGGGCTTCGCCCGACACCGAGTTCAACCTCAGCGTGGAATATCTGGACCGCACCCTGCCCTACGACACCGGCCTGCCGGCGGTCGGCAAGCGCGTGGCCAATGTCCCCATCAGCAACAACTACGGCCAGCCCGGCTCGAAATTCAACAGCGACCCGGTCAATAGCGGCCTGGTGGATTTCAATTGGTCGCATAGCTTCAATGCCGACTGGAAACTGCAAAACGGCGTGGTCGCCAACTGGCAGGACACCCAATACCGGGAAATCCTGGTCGCCGTATTCCAGCCCAAGCTGGAAACCACATCCAATCCCCAGCAGGTGCGGCGCGGCGTCCAATTCGAGGACCAAAACCAGGATACCTACACCACTTATTTCAACCTGAACGGGAAATTCGAAACTTGGGGCTTGAAGCACACGCTCCTGGTGGGCGGCGATTATTTCAGCCAGAAAACCAACCAGAGCGGGTTTTTCGGTTTGAGCGCGCTGCTCGACCCGGTCAATCCGGTCGATTATTTCACCTACGTCAACCTCAACAACCCCCAATATCCAAATTTAAGCTACCAGTTTTTCGACAACCTGCGGAAAAACTCCCCGAACGACTTCAATACCCAAATGACCTCCTGGTACGGGTTGTATTTCCAAGACCAGATTGCCCTGCTCGACAATAAGGTTCAGATCATGGGTGGCGGGCGCTACGACTGGGCGAGGCAATACCAGGGAACGTCCAGCGAATCGTTCGACGACATCGTCCACAACCACCAAAGCGAGGGGCATTTCAGCCCACGGGTGGGTTTGCTTTACCGGCCTTGGTCGTGGTTGTCACTGTACGGCAATTATGTCGAGGGTTTTGGCGTCAACAACGGGCGTTCCGCGGATAACCAACCGCTTGCCCCGGAAACCGCCGAGCAATTCGAGGCCGGTCTCAAAACCGAAACCTTGGACGGGCGCTTAATGGCCAGCATGGCGTATTTCCACATCGACAAGACCAACGTCCTCGCCCTGGTCGGCGAGAACGTATTCAGCACCATCGGCGCCGCCCGCAGCCAGGGTATCGAGTTCGACAGCACCGGCCGGCTCACCGACGAACTCAGCCTGACCGCCAGCTACGCCTATACCGATGCGCGCATCACCCACGACGGCGAGGGCACCAACCAGGGCAACCGCCTGCCGAACGTGCCCGAACACTCCGGTAGCGTCTGGCTGAAATACGCCTTTTCCGACCCGGTCCTGCACGGGCTGAGCCTGGGCGTCGGTTCCTATATCTCGGGGCCGCGCCAGGGGGACAACGAGAACAGCTACACGCTGCCGGGCTATGTGCGGGCCGATACCTACGCGGCCTACACCCTGCCGGTCGGCCCGACCCGCCTGACCGCCCAACTCAATGTCAACAACGTTTTCGATAAGCGGTATTTCTACGCTGGCCAGCCCTATAACGCCAGCCGGGCTTGGAACGCGCCCGCCGACCCGTTGACGGTATTGGGATCGCTGCGCCTGGAATATTGA
- a CDS encoding sulfotransferase — protein sequence MRPTENHPATAPVFILSCPRSGSTLLRCIVDTHPEFCSPAQLGLGPVCAGLFNAAYYSLGQLPGVANEAERERIALVEVRQALSSLMDRYTLGKGKRRWCEKSTVNIDHLALLDKVFPEARYICLYRNSMDVVHSCLKFSPLGFMPELMPYVARRPDNLVAALAEHWLDQTGKLLAFEAETPSRCFRIGYEALVSDPGRVLPGLFAFLGSEWDAGLLDSIFTSHHDQGGGDIKVWLSREISQDSLGRGASIPSVHIPDSLRGTIDALHAKLGYPTLAEYYSAPCWGSPAAGDIAARIDQFMSHELGALLARQRETQTLPKGVCQLIVQGAAGGVWSLDLTGPESRIGIGERQSADCTLALADTTLCQILAGEKTVAAAYEQGEIDAGGDLGLAIQFGRLLLG from the coding sequence ATGCGCCCTACGGAAAACCATCCAGCGACAGCACCGGTATTCATATTATCTTGCCCGCGCTCCGGCTCCACCTTATTGAGATGTATCGTCGATACCCACCCCGAATTCTGTAGCCCGGCCCAACTGGGCCTGGGTCCGGTCTGCGCGGGTTTGTTCAACGCGGCCTATTACTCGCTGGGGCAATTACCGGGGGTGGCCAACGAGGCCGAGCGGGAACGGATTGCCCTGGTCGAGGTCCGCCAAGCGCTGAGTTCCCTGATGGACCGCTATACCCTCGGCAAGGGCAAACGCCGTTGGTGCGAGAAAAGCACGGTGAATATCGACCATCTGGCCTTGCTGGACAAGGTATTCCCAGAAGCCCGCTATATCTGCCTTTACCGCAATAGCATGGACGTGGTCCATTCCTGTCTCAAATTCAGTCCCTTGGGGTTCATGCCGGAATTGATGCCCTATGTGGCGCGACGACCGGATAACTTGGTTGCGGCGCTGGCGGAACATTGGCTGGATCAGACCGGAAAACTATTAGCCTTCGAGGCGGAAACCCCCTCCCGTTGTTTCCGCATCGGCTACGAAGCGCTGGTAAGCGATCCGGGCCGGGTGTTGCCCGGTTTGTTCGCGTTCCTCGGTTCCGAGTGGGACGCGGGTTTGCTGGACTCGATATTCACCAGCCATCACGACCAGGGTGGCGGGGATATCAAGGTATGGTTATCGCGGGAAATCAGCCAGGATTCCCTAGGCCGGGGCGCTTCGATTCCCTCGGTGCATATCCCGGACAGCCTGCGCGGCACCATTGATGCGCTGCACGCCAAACTCGGCTATCCCACGCTGGCGGAGTATTACTCCGCGCCCTGCTGGGGTAGCCCTGCGGCGGGCGATATAGCGGCCCGGATCGACCAGTTCATGAGCCATGAACTGGGGGCGTTGCTGGCGCGGCAACGGGAAACCCAAACCTTGCCGAAAGGGGTTTGCCAACTCATTGTCCAAGGCGCGGCGGGCGGGGTTTGGTCCCTCGACCTGACCGGGCCGGAATCCCGGATCGGGATCGGCGAACGGCAGTCCGCCGATTGCACTCTCGCCTTGGCCGACACCACGCTGTGTCAAATCCTCGCGGGGGAAAAAACCGTGGCCGCAGCCTACGAGCAGGGCGAGATCGATGCTGGCGGGGATTTGGGTTTGGCGATCCAGTTCGGTCGCCTACTGCTGGGATGA
- a CDS encoding PepSY-associated TM helix domain-containing protein: MRYAISNRGRAERRKMWLNLHGCLGLTAGAVLALVGLTGGVLVFWQELDEGLNPGLRRVEATPGGGFAPLERIQAAAERALPEGAVFGFAYYPRHERATFQLFYDRPAAAGGVDHYRVFVDPYTARTTGTRLVQAATDPFPRSFLPFLFQLHYALLFRGGAVVVAVFAICLLVAVPVGLWLWWPSAGKWRPALTFKRGAGPERRNFDLHKLAGVYTAIPLVVVLVSGVSMNLPGYFRMLVACFSPPVALEPSLARSDGPPIGWGRAAAIFDADAPTGRLIWIQAPEDGAYQACKRLDGWQGYRCVWVDSATGVVLKRVDAVEGSAGDRFLQWQWPLHSGQAFGWPGRILVGLTGLACPVLYVTGFAHWRRKRHAIRRKLPVSQRFPFPKHRTH; encoded by the coding sequence ATGCGCTACGCCATTTCCAACCGTGGCAGGGCCGAACGCCGCAAAATGTGGCTGAACCTGCATGGTTGCTTGGGGCTGACCGCCGGGGCGGTGCTGGCCCTGGTTGGATTGACCGGCGGCGTCCTGGTGTTTTGGCAGGAACTTGACGAAGGTTTGAATCCAGGGCTGCGCAGGGTTGAGGCCACGCCCGGCGGCGGTTTCGCACCACTGGAGCGCATCCAGGCGGCGGCGGAACGGGCCTTGCCCGAGGGCGCGGTCTTTGGTTTCGCCTACTATCCCCGCCATGAACGGGCGACGTTCCAATTGTTCTATGACCGGCCCGCCGCTGCGGGCGGTGTCGATCACTACCGGGTGTTCGTGGACCCTTATACCGCCAGGACGACCGGTACCCGGCTGGTCCAGGCCGCCACCGATCCTTTCCCCAGGTCGTTCCTGCCCTTCCTGTTCCAGTTGCATTATGCCTTGTTGTTCCGCGGCGGGGCGGTGGTGGTCGCCGTGTTCGCGATATGCCTGCTGGTCGCGGTGCCCGTGGGGTTGTGGTTGTGGTGGCCATCCGCCGGGAAATGGCGTCCGGCCTTGACCTTCAAACGGGGGGCCGGCCCGGAGCGGCGCAACTTCGACCTGCACAAATTGGCCGGCGTGTATACCGCCATTCCGTTGGTGGTGGTGTTGGTATCCGGGGTATCCATGAACCTGCCGGGATATTTCCGGATGCTGGTGGCCTGTTTCTCGCCGCCGGTCGCGTTGGAACCCAGCCTAGCCCGGAGCGATGGTCCACCCATCGGCTGGGGCCGGGCGGCGGCGATCTTTGACGCCGACGCCCCGACAGGCCGTTTGATCTGGATACAAGCGCCCGAGGATGGTGCTTATCAGGCATGCAAACGCCTGGACGGCTGGCAAGGCTACCGCTGTGTTTGGGTGGACTCCGCCACCGGGGTCGTCCTCAAGCGGGTCGACGCGGTCGAGGGCAGTGCGGGCGACCGCTTTCTGCAATGGCAATGGCCTTTGCATTCCGGCCAGGCTTTCGGTTGGCCCGGACGGATTTTGGTCGGCCTGACTGGCTTGGCCTGCCCGGTGCTGTATGTCACTGGCTTCGCCCACTGGCGGCGGAAGCGCCACGCAATCCGGCGCAAACTGCCGGTTTCACAACGGTTTCCTTTCCCCAAGCATAGGACTCACTGA
- a CDS encoding non-ribosomal peptide synthetase codes for MRTFPDSIPTGLSPAKRALLEKRLRGGGGLPAQHGTIARRPPGDPPLSFSQQRLWFLDQLERGQVAYNIPTALRLEGRLDVPALERAINEIVRRHEVLRTQFADHDGQPVQRVRPDLRIAIDRADLSGLPEAEREAEVLRRAREQGGKPFALEREALLRAELLYLGERADGGEYVLLFTLHHIVSDGWSAGVLFGEFAALYRAFREGRPSPLAELPIQYGDFAHWQRCWLSGERLERQLAYWRRRLAGAPPLLDLPTDHPRPAVQSGRGAIHLFRLPPGPTERLRGLCRERGATLFAALVAAFDTLLHRYSGQTDLCLGVAVANRIRPELDGLIGLFVNMLVLRADLSGDPPFTGLLAQVQALSLAAQEHQDLPFEKLVEELNPVRDRGYTPFFQVVLVLHNLPARSFAIPELTVRRMEVDFGTAKSDLTLHVTEDDGLELALEYSTDLFEPDRIARMAGHFQSLLVGIAGHPDARLGELPLLTAEERRCFDAWNATDRELHAPAGLHALLERQAAARPERIAVVCGERSLGYGALERQAAALAGHLRGRGVGPESRVGLCLERSVEAIVGIFAILKAGGAYVPFDPATPAERIAELLADSGAAWVLTLERWAGRFPAGVEAISLDREFPPAPVAASAPVHPGQAAYLIYTSGSTGRPKGVVVDHRNALASTLARRDFYPEPPGVFLMVSPFAFDSSVAGIFWTLAEGGRLCLPSEAVHRDPLAWVDLIQREGATHLLCLPSLYGLLLDCAAPGQLDSLRAVIVAGETCPEGLAARHHARLPTARLYNEYGPTEATVWCSAHEIPPVIQGAVPIGGPIANTRLHILDARLNPVPVGVPGELYIGGAGVARGYHAHPGATAERFLPDPHAPAQGARLYRSGDLARFRADGAVEFLGRADHQVKIRGLRIEPGEIEARLLGHPAVKAAAVVAREDQPGHPRLVAYVVPDRADAPEAELRRFLKACLPEHMVPGAFVILECLPSTPNGKLDRSALPAPGGNATVAPPVAPRDPWERQLAGLWREVLGGGPIGIHDNFFDLGGHSLAAMRLVARLRERLGIALPVARLFEAPTVAELAAWLRQDTPEAPQAAIDWQREATLDAAIAPDLAGWTYPQSQRAVFVTGATGFLGAFLVDALVRRTQARIYCLVRSPGKLEQTFAAYGLALDERIVPVLGDLALPSLGIDAVQYQELGTTLDTIYHSGALANFVYPYSLLKPANVAGTEAILRLACIGRPKSVHYVSTLSILGDDPSLDEDDFPPSAAHLADGYAQSKWVAESLVRTAAARGLPVCIYRPGQIAGHRHSGVWNTGDYLCRMLKAYVEAGSAPLEAMALDLAPVDYVSQAIVALAHRAECLGKTFHLNHPEPVSTHLFLAALADAGFQLRRTPMREWLGQMVARAEDRPEHPLYPLLSLFQNGTAQDDQGLDTPRRACEKTLEILREDGIECPPMDAGTLANYIAYFLSSGFLEAPQPAGSI; via the coding sequence ATGCGGACCTTCCCGGATTCCATCCCGACAGGGCTGTCCCCGGCCAAACGGGCCTTGCTCGAAAAACGCCTGCGGGGGGGTGGCGGCCTCCCGGCCCAACACGGAACCATCGCCCGGCGCCCCCCCGGCGACCCGCCCTTGTCGTTCTCCCAACAACGCCTTTGGTTCCTGGACCAACTGGAGCGGGGCCAGGTCGCCTACAACATCCCGACGGCACTGCGGCTGGAAGGCCGTTTGGATGTCCCGGCCCTGGAGCGGGCCATCAACGAAATCGTCCGCCGCCACGAGGTCTTGCGCACCCAATTCGCCGACCACGACGGCCAGCCGGTACAGCGCGTGCGCCCAGACTTGCGGATCGCCATCGACCGGGCCGACCTGTCCGGCCTGCCCGAGGCCGAGCGCGAGGCGGAAGTCCTCCGCCGCGCCCGCGAGCAGGGCGGCAAGCCCTTCGCCCTGGAGCGGGAAGCCCTGTTGCGGGCCGAACTGCTCTATCTGGGGGAACGGGCGGACGGCGGCGAATATGTGCTGCTGTTCACCCTGCACCATATCGTTTCGGATGGCTGGTCGGCGGGCGTCCTGTTCGGGGAGTTCGCCGCCTTGTACCGGGCTTTCCGGGAAGGCCGGCCTTCGCCCTTGGCGGAATTGCCGATCCAGTACGGCGATTTCGCCCACTGGCAGCGGTGCTGGCTGAGCGGCGAGCGGCTGGAACGGCAATTGGCCTATTGGCGGCGGCGGTTGGCGGGTGCCCCGCCCTTGCTGGACCTGCCCACCGACCATCCCCGTCCCGCCGTGCAGAGCGGGCGCGGCGCGATCCATCTGTTCCGCCTGCCGCCGGGGCCGACGGAGCGCCTGCGCGGACTGTGCCGCGAGCGGGGCGCGACCCTGTTCGCGGCCTTGGTCGCCGCTTTCGACACCCTGCTCCACCGCTACAGCGGCCAGACCGACCTGTGCCTGGGTGTCGCGGTGGCCAACCGCATCCGCCCGGAACTCGATGGCCTGATCGGCTTGTTCGTCAATATGCTGGTGTTGCGGGCCGACCTGTCCGGCGACCCTCCCTTCACCGGGTTGTTGGCCCAGGTGCAGGCGCTGTCCTTGGCGGCCCAGGAACATCAAGACCTGCCCTTCGAGAAACTGGTCGAGGAACTGAACCCGGTGCGCGACCGTGGCTATACCCCGTTCTTCCAGGTCGTGCTGGTCCTGCACAACCTGCCGGCGCGGAGCTTCGCCATCCCGGAATTGACCGTGCGGCGGATGGAGGTCGATTTCGGGACGGCCAAATCGGACCTGACCTTGCACGTCACCGAGGACGACGGCTTGGAACTGGCGTTGGAATACAGTACCGACCTGTTCGAGCCGGACCGCATCGCCCGCATGGCCGGGCACTTCCAGTCTTTGCTGGTCGGGATCGCCGGACACCCCGACGCCCGGCTGGGCGAACTGCCGCTGCTGACCGCCGAGGAGCGCCGGTGTTTCGACGCCTGGAACGCCACCGACCGGGAACTTCACGCCCCGGCTGGGCTGCACGCGCTGCTGGAACGGCAAGCTGCGGCCCGGCCGGAACGGATCGCCGTGGTGTGCGGGGAACGTTCGCTGGGCTATGGTGCGCTGGAGCGGCAAGCCGCGGCCCTGGCGGGCCATCTGCGCGGACGCGGCGTAGGCCCGGAAAGCCGGGTCGGTCTGTGCCTGGAGCGCTCGGTGGAAGCCATCGTCGGCATCTTCGCCATCCTCAAGGCCGGGGGCGCTTATGTGCCGTTCGATCCCGCCACCCCCGCGGAGCGTATCGCCGAATTGCTGGCCGACAGCGGCGCGGCCTGGGTGCTGACCCTGGAACGGTGGGCGGGCCGGTTTCCCGCCGGGGTGGAGGCGATCTCCCTGGACCGGGAATTCCCGCCCGCGCCCGTGGCCGCATCCGCGCCGGTCCATCCCGGCCAGGCCGCCTATCTGATCTATACCTCCGGTTCCACCGGCCGCCCCAAGGGTGTGGTGGTCGACCATCGCAACGCCCTGGCCTCGACCCTGGCCCGCCGGGATTTCTATCCCGAACCGCCCGGCGTGTTCCTGATGGTGTCGCCCTTCGCCTTCGATAGCTCGGTCGCAGGGATTTTCTGGACCCTGGCCGAAGGGGGGCGGCTCTGCCTGCCTTCCGAGGCGGTCCACCGCGACCCCTTGGCCTGGGTCGATCTCATCCAGCGCGAAGGCGCGACCCATCTCCTCTGCCTGCCATCCCTGTACGGGCTGCTATTGGATTGCGCCGCGCCGGGACAACTCGACAGCCTGCGGGCGGTGATCGTCGCGGGCGAAACCTGCCCCGAGGGCTTGGCGGCGCGGCACCATGCCCGGTTGCCCACCGCCCGGCTTTACAACGAATACGGTCCCACCGAGGCCACGGTGTGGTGCAGCGCCCATGAAATCCCCCCGGTAATCCAGGGCGCGGTGCCTATCGGCGGTCCCATCGCCAACACCCGGCTCCATATCCTCGACGCCCGGTTGAATCCGGTTCCGGTCGGCGTGCCGGGGGAGTTGTATATCGGCGGGGCGGGCGTGGCGCGGGGCTATCATGCCCATCCGGGAGCGACCGCCGAACGTTTCCTCCCCGATCCCCACGCCCCGGCACAGGGTGCCCGACTCTACCGTAGCGGCGATTTGGCGCGGTTCCGCGCCGACGGGGCCGTCGAGTTCCTGGGCCGGGCCGACCATCAAGTCAAAATCCGCGGCCTGCGCATCGAACCGGGCGAAATCGAGGCGCGGCTACTCGGGCATCCGGCGGTCAAGGCCGCTGCGGTCGTCGCCCGCGAGGACCAACCCGGCCATCCGCGCTTGGTGGCCTATGTGGTCCCGGACCGGGCCGACGCCCCGGAAGCCGAACTGCGCCGTTTCCTAAAGGCGTGCCTGCCCGAACACATGGTGCCGGGCGCCTTCGTGATACTGGAATGCTTGCCATCGACACCGAACGGCAAGCTGGACCGTTCCGCCCTGCCCGCACCCGGCGGGAACGCCACGGTGGCCCCGCCGGTCGCCCCCCGCGATCCTTGGGAGCGGCAATTGGCCGGGTTGTGGCGCGAAGTGCTGGGCGGCGGACCCATCGGCATCCACGATAATTTCTTCGACCTGGGCGGTCACTCGCTGGCGGCCATGCGCCTGGTAGCCCGGCTGCGGGAACGGCTGGGCATCGCACTGCCGGTGGCGCGTTTGTTTGAGGCGCCCACCGTGGCCGAACTCGCCGCGTGGCTGCGGCAGGACACGCCGGAAGCCCCTCAGGCCGCCATCGATTGGCAACGGGAAGCCACGCTCGACGCCGCCATCGCGCCCGACCTCGCCGGTTGGACTTATCCCCAATCGCAACGGGCGGTGTTCGTGACCGGAGCCACTGGCTTCCTGGGCGCCTTCCTGGTGGATGCGCTGGTCCGGCGCACCCAGGCCCGCATCTATTGCCTGGTCCGCTCCCCCGGCAAGCTGGAGCAAACCTTCGCGGCCTATGGACTGGCCCTGGATGAGCGGATCGTTCCGGTCCTGGGGGATTTGGCCCTGCCCAGCCTGGGGATCGACGCCGTCCAATACCAGGAACTCGGCACCACCCTGGACACGATTTACCATAGCGGGGCGCTGGCCAATTTCGTCTATCCCTATTCCTTGTTGAAACCGGCCAATGTCGCGGGAACGGAGGCCATCCTCCGCTTAGCCTGTATAGGCAGGCCCAAGTCGGTCCATTATGTTTCCACATTGTCCATCCTAGGCGACGATCCAAGTCTTGACGAGGATGATTTCCCGCCTTCCGCCGCGCATTTGGCCGATGGCTACGCCCAGAGCAAATGGGTTGCGGAAAGCCTGGTCAGAACGGCTGCGGCACGCGGCCTGCCGGTCTGCATCTATCGGCCAGGCCAGATCGCCGGACACCGCCATAGCGGGGTTTGGAATACCGGGGATTACCTCTGCCGCATGTTGAAAGCCTATGTCGAGGCCGGTAGCGCCCCCCTGGAAGCGATGGCGCTCGACCTGGCCCCGGTCGATTATGTCAGCCAAGCCATCGTGGCCCTGGCTCACCGCGCCGAATGCCTCGGTAAAACCTTCCATCTGAACCATCCAGAACCGGTTTCGACCCATCTCTTCCTGGCGGCCCTGGCCGATGCCGGATTCCAGCTACGGCGGACTCCCATGCGGGAATGGCTAGGCCAGATGGTGGCGCGGGCCGAGGATAGGCCGGAACATCCTTTATATCCTTTGTTATCGCTGTTCCAGAACGGCACCGCCCAGGATGACCAGGGATTGGATACCCCACGGCGGGCTTGCGAGAAAACCCTGGAGATACTGAGGGAAGACGGAATCGAGTGCCCCCCGATGGATGCCGGAACCCTCGCGAACTATATCGCCTATTTCCTGAGTAGCGGCTTCCTGGAAGCCCCTCAACCAGCGGGATCGATATGA